Proteins from one Plectropomus leopardus isolate mb unplaced genomic scaffold, YSFRI_Pleo_2.0 unplaced_scaffold29718, whole genome shotgun sequence genomic window:
- the LOC121938514 gene encoding cell surface glycoprotein 1-like yields the protein ENPYLCSDECDASSPDLSHPPQLMGDRERGGLITYWQTVTWSRYPEPLLANITLSWNKSLEVVDDIVVTFEYGRPTSMVLEKSLDKGATWQPYQYYADDCLEVFGMSPKRVSDLAPSNLTRVICTEQYSRWVGAKEERAVVFEVRARFGVFAGPKLINMDALYTRMETMKGLRDFFTFTNLRLRLLRPALGGTYVQRDNLLKYFYAISNIDVPARCKCNLHASQCVLRDATLQCDCEHNTSGQDCESCSQGFNSPSWRPGSYLPLPRGTANTCEAAEPAAAAGDSNSAASDRPSASSDGVTDTTTTTTTTTTTTVTTGTTTTDRTTMTTTATTDRTRTDTALTDASTFTVTDTPRTSTITDTWRTTTEEISDTGDFPKAGVDSTTTVFTTISSPVSTAGSDAFQDFSSMTEPPADTGPSSSTALEYEDSVYKPDTTTPSTTVSTSSPTSYTRTNSPTIQGRSTDSEVSISDPVTPPFDPISSPDITDSTQSGTGTTDLITSTTPPTDGTTTSTGAPTAAIIPEITPTRDGPSSGDNTPSQTGDTPPSQTGDTPPSQTGDTPVSPTGNTPVSPTGDTPPSLTGDTPPSQTGDTPPSQTGDIPPSQTGDTPPSQTGDILPSETGDILPSQTGDTSPSQTGDTPPNQTGDTPSSQTGDTPPSPTGNTPPNQTGDTPPTAGTDTTSPNVPPDTQINVPRPDQPPPDGAFPDIPPPDVAPDVPLEVPPPDKPPPNEAPPNVPAPDLPSSEVLPPDMPLPDVPPPDAPLGIPPPDPAEALLPPSEGGSDASPDTSSTISAPSDPAGDLAPVDFTFPFPDDRNSADTGPGPGPVPAGDPGKIPEDSGGSVDVPESNTIDSGLDSISAGIDTEETGNGGIESTGPDSPAPDSNGPGLESGPDSPAPDSKGPGLESGPDSPPPDSKGPGLESGPDSPRVVDDPGAGSSAVQVEVKSSGEDSDAGGPTGGSESEEKKDPKPEKTPEQKEEKGTNCGPDWSD from the exons GAAAACCCGTACCTGTGCAGCGATGAGTGCGACGCCTCCAGTCCTGATTTGTCTCACCCTCCTCAGCTGATGGGCGACAGGGAGAGGGGCGGGCTCATCACCTATTGGCAGACGGTCACATGGTCCCGGTATCCTGAGCCCCTATTGGCCAACATCACGCTGTCCTGGAACAAGAGTCTGGAGGTGGTCGATGACATCGTCGTCACCTTCGAGTATGGCCGACCGACCAGCATGGTTCTGGAGAAGTCTCTGGACAAAG GTGCGACGTGGCAGCCGTATCAATACTATGCTGACGACTGTCTGGAGGTGTTCGGCATGTCCCCTAAACGGGTCTCTGATTTAGCACCAAGTAACTTAACCCGGGTTATCTGTACGGAGCAGTACTCCCGCTGGGTTGGCGCCAAG GAAGAGAGGGCCGTGGTGTTCGAGGTGCGTGCTCGGTTCGGGGTGTTTGCAGGTCCAAAGTTGATCAACATGGATGCCCTGTACACTCGGATGGAGACCATGAAGGGCCTGAGAGACTTCTTTACCTTCACTAACCTCCGGCTGAGACTCCTCCGCCCGGCGCTGGGAGGGACCTATGTCCAGAGGGACAACCTGCTGAAATACTTCTACGCTATTTCTAACATCGATGTACCTGCCAG GTGTAAGTGTAACCTGCATGCGTCTCAGTGTGTGTTACGTGATGCGACGCTGCAGTGTGACTGTGAGCACAACACGAGTGGACAGGACTGTGAGAGCTGCAGTCAGGGGTTCAATTCCCCCAGCTGGAGACCAGGATCATACCTGCCATTGCCCAGAGGCACCGCCAACACCT gtgAAGCAGCAGAACCAGCAGCCG CGGCTGGTGACTCTAACTCAGCAGCATCTGATAGACCCTCTGCCTCATCAGATGGAGTGACTgacactactactactactactactactactactacgactGTTACTACTGGCACCACTACAACTGACAGAACTACTAtgactactactgctactactgacAGAACTAGGACTGACACTGCTCTAACTGATG CGAGTACTTTTACTGTCACAGACACACCCAGGACTTCTACCATCACCGACACATGGAGAACTACTACAGAAGAAATAA GTGATACTGGGGACTTTCCTAAAGCTGGTGTAGACTCTACCACCACAGTTTTTACGACTATCAGTAGTCCTGTTAGTACTGCAGGCTCTGATGCGTTTCAAGACTTTAGCAGTATGACAGAACCTCCAGCGGACACAGGTCCATCCAGCAGTACAGCTCTGGAGTATGAAGACAGTGTTTACAAACCAGACACCACCACTCCCAGTACCACTGTTAGCACCTCCAGTCCCACCAGTTACACCAGAACCAACAGTCCCACTATCCAAGGCCGCAGTACTGACTCTGAGGTGTCTATTTCTGACCCAGTGACTCCGCCCTTTGACCCCATCTCCTCACCAGACATCACAGACTCCACCCAATCTGGGACTGGTACTACTGACCTGATCACAAGTACTACCCCGCCTACTGATGGGACTACAACATCAACCGGAGCACCAACAGCAGCAATCATCCCAGAAATAACCCCAACCAGGGACGGGCCTTCATCTGGAGACAATACCCCCAGTCAAACTGGAGATACTCCACCAAGTCAGACTGGAGACACTCCACCCAGTCAGACTGGAGACACTCCAGTCAGTCCGACTGGAAACACTCCAGTCAGTCCGACTGGAGACACCCCACCCAGTCTGACTGGAGACACTCCACCCAGTCAGACTGGAGACACCCCACCCAGTCAGACTGGAGATATTCCACCCAGTCAGACTGGAGACACTCCACCAAGTCAGACTGGAGATATTCTACCCAGTGAGACTGGAGATATTCTACCAAGTCAGACTGGAGACACTTCACCCAGTCAGACTGGAGACACTCCACCCAATCAGACTGGAGACACTCCATCCAGTCAGACTGGAGATACTCCACCCAGTCCGACTGGAAATACTCCACCCAATCAGACTGGAGACACTCCACCCACAGCAGGAACTGATACAACTTCTCCTAATGTTCCTCCAGACACTCAAATCAATGTACCTCGTCCTGATCAACCTCCACCAGATGGAGCCTTTCCCGATATACCACCACCTGATGTGGCTCCTGATGTACCTCTGGAAGTACCACCTCCTGATAAACCTCCACCCAATGAAGCTCCTCCTAATGTTCCTGCTCCAGACTTACCTTCCTCTGAGGTACTTCCTCCGGATATGCCTCTTCCAGATGTACCTCCTCCAGACGCACCTCTTGGAATTCCTCCTCCAGATCCTGCTGAGGCCTTGTTGCCTCCCTCTGAAGGAGGAAGTGATGCTTCACCAGACACAAGCTCTACCATCTCAGCTCCCTCTGACCCTGCTGGGGATTTGGCCCCTGTGGACTTCACCTTCCCTTTTCCAGATGACCGTAATTCAGCTGACACTGGACCAGGTCCTGGACCAGTGCCTGCTGGTGATCCTGGGAAAATTCCAGAGGATTCTGGTGGATCAGTAGATGTTCCTGAATCAAATACAATCGATTCTGGACTGGATTCTATCTCAGCAGGTATAGATACAGAGGAAACAGGAAATGGTGGAATAGAATCAACTGGACCCGATTCCCCTGCACCAGATAGTAATGGTCCTGGTCTAGAGTCTGGACCAGATTCCCCTGCACCAGATAGTAAAGGTCCTGGTCTAGAGTCTGGACCAGATTCCCCTCCACCAGATAGTAAAGGTCCTGGTCTAGAGTCCGGACCAGATTCTCCTCGAGTAGTAGATGACCCGGGAGCAGGTTCCTCGGCAGTTCAGGTGGAAGTGAAGTCTTCAGGGGAAGATTCGGATGCTGGTGGACCAACAGGAGGCTCTGAgtcagaggagaagaaagaccCTAAACCAGAGAAAACACCAgagcagaaagaggagaaaggtACAAACTGTGGCCCTGATTGGTCAGATTAG